The Lycium barbarum isolate Lr01 chromosome 12, ASM1917538v2, whole genome shotgun sequence genome includes a region encoding these proteins:
- the LOC132621516 gene encoding ferredoxin--NADP reductase, leaf-type isozyme, chloroplastic, which produces MATAVSAAVSLPSSKTTSFPTRTSIIPPEKINFNKVPLYYRNVSGGSRVVSIRAQVTTEAPAKVEKISKKQDEGVVVNKFRPKEPYIGRCLLNTKITGDDAPGETWHMVFSTEGEVPYREGQSIGVIADGEDANGKPHKLRLYSIASSALGDFGDSKTVSLCVKRLVYTNDKGEEVKGVCSNFLCDLKPGADVKITGPVGKEMLMPKDPNATIIMLATGTGIAPFRSFLWKMFFEKHEDYKFNGLAWLFLGVPTSSSLLYKEEFEKMKEKAPENFRLDFAVSREQTNEKGEKMYIQTRMAQYAEELWTMLQKENTFIYMCGLKGMESGIDEIMSSLAERDGLVWADYKKQLKKAEQWNVEVY; this is translated from the exons ATGGCTACTGCAGTTAGTGCTGCAGTCTCTCTTCCATCATCCAAGACCACCTCTTTTCCCACTAGAACCTCCATCATCCCCCCAGAAAAGATCAACTTTAACAAG GTGCCATTGTACTACAGAAATGTGTCAGGTGGTAGCAGAGTGGTTTCTATCAGAGCCCAAGTGACCACTGAGGCACCTGCTAAAGTTGAGAAGATTTCAAAGAAACAGGATGAGGGTGTTGTTGTCAACAAGTTCAGGCCAAAGGAACCTTACATTGGTAGATGTCTACTCAACACTAAGATCACTGGTGATGATGCACCTGGTGAAACTTGGCACATGGTCTTCAGCACTGAGG GAGAGGTCCCATATAGAGAAGGCCAATCCATTGGTGTGATTGCTGATGGTGAAGATGCCAATGGGAAGCCTCACAAGCTTAGATTGTACTCCATTGCTAGCAGTGCCCTTGGTGACTTCGGTGACTCCAAAACC GTTTCTCTGTGTGTCAAAAGGCTTGTGTACACCAATGACAAAGGGGAAGAAGTTAAAGGAGTTTGCTCAAACTTCTTAT GTGACTTGAAGCCTGGAGCAGATGTCAAGATTACTGGACCTGTTGGCAAAGAAATGCTCATGCCAAAAGATCCAAATGCCACCATTATAATG CTTGCCACAGGAACTGGAATTGCTCCTTTCCGTTCATTCCTATGGAAAATGTTCTTCGAGAAGCACGAGGATTACAAG TTCAATGGTTTGGCATGGCTGTTCTTGGGTGTGCCTACCAGCAGCTCACTCCTTTACAAGGAG GAATTCGAGAAAATGAAGGAGAAGGCCCCAGAAAACTTCAGATTGGACTTTGCTGTGAGCAGAGAGCAAACTAATGAGAAAGGTGAAAAGATGTACATCCAAACCAGAATGGCTCAATATGCTGAAGAACTATGGACTATGCTACAGAAAGAAAACACCTTCATCTACATGTGTGGACTCAAGGGCATGGAGTCCGGAATTGA